The DNA sequence TCTCTCGCTGACAAGCTCGACAAAAACTCCGGAGTTGTTTGCTAAAGACCTGGTGTCGACTGGTCTTTACGAACGTGATATCGCTATTCATCCTTCTGGTGAAGAGATCATTTATACGCTGGGTGACTACAAGCAGAATAAGCGTTGCCTCCTTGTCATCAGGAAGCAGGAGGAGCGTTGGGCATCTCCCGAAGTGTTGAACATATCAGGCCGGTACCAGGATATTGAGCCTTTTTTTGCACAAGGGGGGCAACGGTTGTTTTTTGCTTCCAATCGGCCCTTACACCAAGATTCCGCTGCCGCGGATTATAATATCTGGTACAGTGATCGTGAGGGAGACCACTGGGGAATACCAGTCCCCCTCAATGAAAACATCAATACCCCTGGAGACGAGTTTTACCCTTCCGTTGCGCGCAATGGCAATTTGTATTTTACAGCCACCAAAGCAGAAGGTATTGGTAGAGAAGATATTTACCTTGCTCAACTGGTCAACGGAGAATACCAACTGCCGCAAGTGCTAGACAGTACAATCAACACCAAATACTATGAATTCAACGCCTATGTGAGTCCAGACGAAGACCTTTTGATTTTCAGCGCTTACGGTCGACCGGATGATCTTGGTGGTGGAGACCTCTACCTTGCGCGAAAGGAAGGAGGTGCATGGATGCCCGCCCAAAACATGGGCCCAGGCATCAATTCTGACAAACTTGACTATTGCCCATTTGTCGATGTAGCTAGAAACACCTTTTACTTCACCAGTGAGCGAATGACCATCAGTGATACCTTACGTATTGGCAATATCGCTACCCTGCATCAGCTAGCCAATGCGCCCGGCAACGGGTTGGGGGATATTTATCGGGTTGTGTTTAAAGGGATGTAGTTATTCAAGGTAGCTGACAATTTTTAAAAAAGTCGGAAGTGGGAGGTCGGAAATCGGAAATTTGACCAACCAACAACCATCTATCAAACCTAGGCGTCGAGGTGCAACATCTCTACTGCTTGCGCGCGGTGGCCAAGGGGTTTTCTGTACGTAACATACGAAGGGCCTCCAGGACCATATCGTCTTGTTTGTTCCAAACGGCGAAGAAACCTTCATCACCATATAATTGGCGGGCAATCCGGGCCTTGAGGAAACGATTTATTTCTTTTACTACCCGGCTATTGCTAGGCACAGCGGTTTCTTCTCCCTGCTCGCGGGCATACTGGATGTACTCCTGAAAGACTTTATTGGGTACCTGATAGGTCTTTACAAAATCATCGAGGGTATAGCGGTTGGCAAGGTCTTTTTCTTGTTCAACGTATCGGAAAACAAAACCTGCGGCGTACTGACGCCAACGTAGGTAATCTTCCCGCAATACAAAGGTATCCAGCGGAACAAATACATCAGGGGTAATGCCACCACCACCGTAGACGACATAGCCACTATCGGTAAAGAATTTAGTCGTATCAGCAATCTGGATATTACCTTCTTCCGACAATTCGCCATTGATGAACCGGTCTTCCACATCATGGTCGTAGGCGGCCGCGTCACCCTCTTCGTAGTCTTTTTGGATGCATCGCCCGGAAGGGGTATAATAGCGAGCCACGGTAAGCCGCAAGGCCGATCCGTCGCGCAAGGGGTACTGCTCTTGAACGAGGCCCTTGCCAAAAGAACGGCGGCCAACCAGCACACCACGATCATGATCCTGTATTGCACCCGCCATAATTTCACTGGCCGAAGCCGAACCTTCGTCAATGAGTACAACTACCTGGCCTATGTTGTAGAAAGGACGGCCATTGGTACTGTATTCGGTTCTTTTCACCGTCCGGCCTTCGGTGTAAACCAACAATTTGCCCTTTTCAGGGAATAGCTGGCTGAGCATATTGGTCGCTTGCGTGAGGTAACCTCCAGGGTTGTGACGCAAGTCAATCACCAAATCAACCATCTTATGCTGCTCTACCAATTTCTCCAAAGACTGAACAAACTCATCATAGGTCGTCGCACTAAAACGGTTGACTTTGATGAAGCCGGTTTTTTCATCCAGCATCATCGCTACATCCACACTATGCACGGGGATTTTATCCCTTGTGATATTGAAACTGAGCAGCTCTTTCTGACCAGCCCGCTTGATGCCTACTTTTACTTCAGTGCCCTTTTCACCGCGCAAGAGTGAAAAAATATCCTGCGTGTCGAGTTCTACGCCCGCTACGATAGAGTCTTCAATGGTAACAATTTTATCGCCTGCTTGAATTCCTGCCGCTTCCGAGGGGCCTCCTGCTAGCGGTGTAACGACGACAATCGTATCGTCCAGGATCATAAATTCAACACCAATGCCATCGAAATTTCCTTCCAACTGCTCATTGATGGCGATAAGGTCCTCCGCTGAGATGTAGTTGGAATGGGGGTCCAACTCTTTCATAATCGCATCAATCGCCTGACTGGTGAGAGCATCTTCATCGGCATCCTCCACGTATTTTGCATCAATGTAGCGAAGCAATTCTTCGATCTTGCCCTGCCCTGCCAAACTACGGTGTAAACTGGCTAAATCGGCACCTCCCTGGCTGGCAGCACTAGCCGCCTGGTAGCGTAATCCAATAAACATACCTAGTGCTAAAACACCCGCCAATAAGAGGGGCAACCAGATACTAACTTTACGAAAAAAGGAATTGTCCTGTTGATCCATGCGAAAAAATTGAGGTGCCCTCTACATCACGTTCTTGGGCATTTAATACAAATTATACAAAAAAATGCGAATATTGTTTCTCTTAGTATTCGCGCAAAAACAAAATCACAATGAGCAAAGAAAAGGAAATTGATGATCTAGACCGCAAGATACTCTCTTTGTTGATGCAAAATTCTAAAAAACCTTACACGGAAATTGCCAAAGAACTCTACGTTTCCGGTGGAACCATTCACGTAAGGATGAAAAAGTTAGAAGATGCCGGCATCGTTCGGGGTTACAATCTTACCGTCAACTATGAACAGCTGGGCTACGATGTAGTTGCTTTTCTTGGAGTTTATCTTGACAAAAGCTCCCTCTACGACCAGGTAGCCAAAGAGTTGGCTAAAATACCCGAGGTCGTAAGTGCCCATTACACCACTGGGGTCTACAGCATTTTTGTAAAGATTGTTTGCCGAGATACGGGCCACCTCCGTGATGTGCTCCACGATAAGGTTCAGCCCATCAAGGGTATCCAACGGACAGAAACATTTATTTCATTGGACGAAAGCATCGACCGACCGCTGGATATTGTGGGCGATGGAGAATAACCTCAAAACTCCAGCCGCACATTCACCCGAATATTGCGCCCCTCCTCATCGGCATAATACCGCAGTCGATTGAGGTAATCTCGATAACGCTCGTTCAGAAGGTTGTTGAACTGAACGCCCAGGTGCAAGGTATTTCCCGACCAGCTAATGGCCCCTCCTACGCTAGCATCCAGCAACAAATAAGCTGGCGGCGGCGCGAGAAAATCCTGGCTCGCCAACAATCGCGTCTGCTCGAATACATAACGACCTCCCACCGTCAATTTAGGCTCCGTCAATTTGCCAACACTCGTTCCTAACCAACTGATCTCCGACTGTATCCGGTCGCTGGGTATATACACCAGCGGTTTTTCCTGGCTACGATCATAGCCTCTCACCATGGCATACTGGGCTTGCCACTGCCAGTGGGGGTTCCATTCATAACGTGCGTTTACATCCAGCCCCGCCAGGCGTGCATTCGTCTGCTGGTACCCAAAAACCGGGAAGGCACCACGAATGGTCAGACGCGCTTCCTCCTGAGGTTCCAAATAAATAAAATCGCTCACCAGCTGGTAATAAGCCGTTGCTTCCAACCAAAAGCTTTCGCTTAACTGTAAACTGTTCGTCCAGACCCCCTTTACAGACAGCTCCGGTTGCAAGCTTGCATTGCCTTCCTCAATACTTGCTACCCCCTGGTGCAAGCCCTGGCTGTAAAGCTCATTGACCTCGGGAGACCGACGTACCACCCCCAGGTTCAGCTTACTCGACCAGGCTTTGCTGACGCGGTATTGCCAACCAGCTGCCGCCGAATAATTGTGAAATCGGTGACTAAAACGCTCTACCCGTCGCGGCAAATCCTGAGTGATCGTCGCCACATCCAAGGCCACAAAATCGTAGCGTGCCCCCAGCTGGTACGACTGCCGATCGTGCTGCAACTGCCAGATAAAATACGCCGCTGGCAAATGGCTATTGTAATCGGGGATCAGCGGAAAAACACCTGTTCCTGGCTGATTATCGTTTTCGTTGTAACGGTATTGTAGGCCTATTTTTTTAGTAGCATGGCCCGCTTCATCTTGCCAAAACACATCCACAAAGTGCGACTGTAAAGCCAAATCCAAGGCAGCACGCTCAGATCGATCACCACGACGCACATCAAATTCCTCCCGCCGATTCAGCTGTCCGGCGTAGGTCAATTGCAAAGAACGGTTGGGGGCCAGGTAATACTTGGTATTGTATTTCAACAAATGATGTTGTACACGTTGCCGAGGTTCCTCCAATTCGTACGAAAAATTGGGCCGGGTATAAAAGGGCTCCTCTCGCCCAATGGCTGTTTCCAGATCTGTCGTATTGGCAATGTGCGCTCCCCGCAGAATCCCCACCTCCGTATGAAAGTAGCTGTAGTAGAGGGTATGAAACCAATGATCATTTATCGTTTTCTGAAGTTGCAATGCCGCATTTCGCTCCCGGACGCCCGTATTGCGCAAAAAATAATCCGGTGTCCGGTGGTCGCCGCCTTGCTTAAAGGTGCCAATCACTCGCCAATCTACCCAACTGCCTTTTTTCTCCAACCGTGTCGATACCGTATGCTGGCGGCCATTGGTTTCCAGCACATACTGGGTAGCACCGTGCAGGTGAGGGTCTTGTGGAATATTTCCTGGCTCCACCAGTACGGCTCCTCCCAGCGTATTGCCTCCATAGGCCAGGCTCTCCACGCCTTTGATGACTTTTATTCGATCCGCTGTAAAGGGGTCAATTTCCGGCGCATGGTCTACGCCCCACTGCTGCCCCGCCTGAATGATGCCGTTGTTGAGAATGGCAATCCGGTTGCCCGTAAGGCCATGAATAACGGGTTTGGCGATCCCGCTACCATTGCGAATCACGCTCAGGCCCGCAATGTTTTCGAGCAGGTTGGCCAGGTTTTTACCGGCACCCTCCTCCAGCTCCTGCCGCGTAAGTGTTTCCTGGCTTTGCCCGGCGTTGCGTTCTTGTTGTCCTCGCACTTCCACACTTTCCAGCAAGGCAGCTTGGTGAGCCAACGCAATCTGCAGTGTTGTATCACCACGTAAATCCAGAAAAATTCGCTCCGGATGGCACCCCAGATGGCTCACGCTGAGGTGATACTCCCCAGCGCAAAGCCCCCCCAACTCAAAGCGGCCATTATCATCAGTAGCGGTCCCCTCCCCTAGCTCTTCTATGTAGATATTGGCGTAGCTCAGTGGATACGCTGGCGAATTATCAAAGACCACGCCCGATAAGGTCAGCGAGCAATCTTGCGCTTGCGCAGACAGCCCCAATAAGGATAAGGTCAGGAGGAGAATCAATTTTTTCAATGGTAGATGGTTATTGATCAAGGGAGTTGAAACCTTTGCTGGGCCCCAACTCCCCGACCTATTAATAGACTTGTTCGGCCGGGAACATTTGGGGGCTGACTTGCTCTCTTTCGCTCCCACTTCGCAACCAAAGTGGTCACGTAGCTAAGGCTATGTTCCCACTTTGCTCGCTTGAGGGAACAAAAGATAGCGGCGTCTTCCCTCCAAAGCCCCCCGGACGAACAAGTCTAATTTACTGGATCACTATCGGAAACGCTACTTCAATATCCGTTTCCCCACCCGCGTTTGTGATGTCGCCATCTTTCACACCCGCAGCGTTCTTAGCGGGCTCGTGACGCAAAATTACCACCAGGTTTCCACTGCTGCTTGCACCACTGGTGCAGGTGGTCAGTAGCCCTAGTGGATTGCCATCAGCATCCTGGTCGGCATAGCTCACCGACAGGTTGAGACCTCCATCAGTCGCAAAGAAAAACTGATGCTCTTCCTGCTCGGCTTCTATCTCCTCGGTGATATCTTCTACCGGGGTCTCACTCTCATTTAGCAAGGTGATTGTAGCATTATAAACGGTATTGGCCGCCAGTGTTCCACCCGTGATCGTAGGAGCAATAGCACCATCACCATCGGGATCAGAGAACACCAGGCTCACCACATCGCCACCGCCCTGGGGCGTCAGTACAATGGTCATGTTCGTAATCAATTCTTCTACGACGGGGATAACGACCTCATCGTCTTCGCACGAAAAAAACACCGTCGCAACGGCAAGAAAAGCTAATACTGAAAATTTATGTAGAGACATTGTTGTTGATTTTGATTTGAGTGTGCTACTGATTAGTGGTGGTTATCGTTAAGGGGTATAGGGCTAAGGACGTAAGGCTGAGGGCCTGGGGTACCCACCTGTAGCGATACCACAAAATTGTAGCACAATCATTTGATTTTTTGATTTTAAGAAGATTGTTGGGGCCTCCCTCCCTAAGGTCGGGCGCTAGGCTCCGTAGTTCGCTGTTCGCTCAGCCAGCCTGCCCCTCAGCCGGGGCAGCTACTGCGCAGCGCTAGGCCGTGCAGCAGGCGAGCGTTCCCACAAAATGAAATGGTTTGTTTTTAGCCACAGAAATACTAAGTAAAAAGACGGAAATAACTGCCTGCTTACCGCAGGTAGGCAGGTTTAATTCGTCACTAATACACAAAAATCCTTTTGTGCTTTTTTGTATTTCCGTGATTTAGTGGCTATTGACCCACCGTCACTTAGTGTGTAAAACTACCCCATCACTGGCGGGCCTCGCGCCGGAGCGGTCCGAAGGCTTGGACGCTCATTAAGTCCCAGGTAACAAAACACTTCTACAGAAGGTACCCTAGGGATTTCAAGATGGATTTTTGTTAAAGAAAAAGAAAGCGGAACGAGCAACGAGTGACACCACTGACACTCCTGCTCTGCATGGCTAAGGTGGGCCGGGTGATCACAAGCATCGGCTGCGCCTGCGTGAAAAATGCTGCGGTGGCAAGCATCAGCTTCATCAGCTCCGGTATGTTGCTCAGCTTGAAGATGGCTGTGTTCCAACTGGTGATAAACCGACTGCTGAAACTGGCCTAGCAAAAATGGCAAAAGGCAGCCCACTACCCCCATTAGGCGTAGCAAAGAAATACCGGCCTTGCGCTCTTTTTGCAACATAATTGCAAATATAACATCCCTCCTTTACTTTTGTTGATAAGCACCCAAAAAAGTCTAACTTACTTTTCTCTCCAAATTCCATCTGCCATTTTTTCTTCTTTCACGATCTCTCGCCATACAGCCCGCACGTCCATTGTAGCTTGCGTTTTAAAAAAAATGTACCCGGGGTCTCGCGCCAAAGGATGCGCTATACTGTCGACAAAAATCATTTCATTGAAAAACTCCGACGTTGGATGCCACTCATCGTAAACTTGCAGCTGGTGGTCAAAATCCACTTCCTGCGGGATCCACATCGTAAAGCTGGAACTAAAACTGAGGCATTCCGGCAAGCCGTATTCCTCCCGATGAAAATTCAAGACCCCCGCCTGCCCGTAGTTGTCGGCGTAGAGCATGGTCTTGCTTTGTTGTTCGGGGGTCAGGCTGTGATAGAAGGTCGCTACTTTTGCAGGCAACTCTTCCCAACCGTGCATGTCGGCAAAATCTTGAGGCAGGGTACGGACCACTCCGTCTTCCCAACGCAAGGGACCCGTAAGTCCGTAATGATCTTTAAAATAGCTACAGTAAGCTTGCATTTTTTCTACCGACATCAAAGGTAGGCCGTAGGGGATAATCGGCGCATTGAGTACCAACATTGCGGGCAACAAAGTCCAGGCAAAGCGCCCCAACCAGCGTTCCCACATCACTCCACCGGCCGCCAAGAGCATCCCGTAAGCACCAATGGTGTAATACGCCTTACCACTCAGCAGCAACAAAATGCCCAGGGTCAACAGAAACGCCCAGCCCAGGAGTCGGTAAGGAGCCAACTGCTTTACACGCAAAAGTGCCCATAAGCCTACGACCCAAACCAGGGTGCCACTCCAATGAAACATCAGCTGGGGCAGTAGAAAATCAGCGGGCGTCATGTATACCAGTTGCGTTCGAGCCAGCTCATCCATGTGTCGAATAACGGGCCAGTCATAGCTGTACTGCCAGTAAAGGTTGGGGCTGGCGATCAACAAGGCCAAGCCTACCGCCAGGTAGGGATGCGGACTGAGGAGCTGTTTTCTTTCCTTACTCAAGAGGAAAGCCGCAGCCAAGGCTAGTAAAAAGAACACAATGGAATACTTGGTTAAAAAACCTAATCCCGCTACTATCCCCAGCGCATACCAGTAAGTTGGTCGCTGGTACTTGATGATCCTGACCACCAAAAAAGCGGACAACAACCAGCAAAACTGATTGAAACTCACGGGCTGAAATAAGTTGTTGCTTCCCAGATAGGCCGGCGACAAAAGAAAGGCCCCGCCCGCAATGAGCTGAGCTTGTTTGCGACCACCAAAGTCCCGTGTCATTGCTCCTACCAAAAAAATAGAAACAGCTCCCACCAAGGCTGGAAAAAACCGAACCGCGAAAATAGTATCTCCCAATAAGCCACGTGCCAGTTTACCCAGCACCGCAATCATGGGTGGCACTTCCAGATAGCCCCACGCCAAGTGGTCGCCTTCCGCCAGATAGAGGTACTCGTCGCGGTGTAAACCGTAGAAGTCGTGCGAATAATAGTGCAGTGCTAATTTCAGAATAGCCAAAGCCAGGAGGCCCTGCCAAAAAAGCTTGGGCGTAGTGCGCTGAACATCGGTCATGGTGCTCTTTTATTTTAAAGATAGCAAAGAGGGGGCTTGTCCCCTATGAAGGAGGTTTTTAAAAGTCGGAAAGCGGAAGTGGGAAGTCGGAGGTATTTGGGGTTGATGGGATGGAAAGATGTAAGGATTTTTCTGGCCGGGCCTAACAGCACAAAATTTTGTATTAGCTCCTATTCTAATTCTTGCTTTACAAGAATTGAAAATAGTTCAATATGATGATATTCTATTATGAATTTAGAATATGGTTCCTCAAGGCTATCACTCATACGCTAGAGGAGTGCCTTTAAAATAACATCCTTATACCCAGGCTGTACAAGCTGATGCTTTTTTGATGCGACGGATTTTAGCGCTTTCTTGGCAAGCAAAATTGATGCGTAAAGTTGCCCTCAGCCAGGTTGCGCGGGCTTCAGTCCGCACTCATAGAAAGGAGAGAACTCGTTGCGGGCTAAAGCCACGCGACCACGAAGTAGCAGCGGAGCTAAACCTGAATTAACACCAGATTGAACACCCCAAGTGTAAAAGTGTAAGGTTTTTCAATTATATTAGGAATAAATGTCCGCCTTCTAAGCTCGTATAAAACAAGTTGGTGGTCAGCAAAAATGAAAAATGAAAAAAATAGACTCAAAAGAAATCGGCGAATTACTCCAAAATGAGGAATTTGACGATTGGTGGGAAAGTGAACCGATACAAATTCCATTGCTCGAAAATAAAGCATTGAAAATAACACTTATGGATTTTGTTCCAGAAGAAGATGATGAATTCTTAGCTGGAGCAGATAATACCTTGAAGAATTTCCTATCAAAGAAAGAAGAAGAAAGGTTCGACCTTTCAGATTTAGTATATAAAAACTGTATGGAATTTTTAAATGCTATTGGATATGATGAGATGGACAAAGCTTTGTGGGAAATAAAAAACAAAAACGAAATATGGAAGTATGTATACCCGCAAGAAATTCACATAACAAGGAGACACAGAAGAGATGAGGATGTTTATTTGAGCATAATCTGTGAATGTGAGTGGGAACAAGAACATGGACTTCAACTTGTCTTTAGAAGAGGAAAGCAGATAACAAGAATTAGTAGCCAGGATGGACATTTAACAGAAGCAGACGCATATGACAAACTTGATGAAGAAGATGAACTATTAAGTAAGTTTAAAGGAAATTAAAGCCCAGCTCATCAAATCATCACAAAGAGCAGGTCTTCCTCTTGAGCCAACTGTGCCACTATTTCGCCTTTGTTGTTCCAGTTGGCAGAGCGCCCGGCACCTATGAAATCATCGGCAGGACCGACGTTATTGACCATCATCACCGGGATTTCGTTTTCGCGAGCGATCATCGCCAAACGCTGGTGGGCATTTTCGACGCCGCTCGCCGATTTGGCCACACTCGCCAGGTACATTTCGGCGCCACCTGCAGTGGCTGCCTGGGCGTGCTCAAGGACGGAAAGCTCATA is a window from the Lewinella sp. LCG006 genome containing:
- a CDS encoding TonB-dependent receptor, which produces MKKLILLLTLSLLGLSAQAQDCSLTLSGVVFDNSPAYPLSYANIYIEELGEGTATDDNGRFELGGLCAGEYHLSVSHLGCHPERIFLDLRGDTTLQIALAHQAALLESVEVRGQQERNAGQSQETLTRQELEEGAGKNLANLLENIAGLSVIRNGSGIAKPVIHGLTGNRIAILNNGIIQAGQQWGVDHAPEIDPFTADRIKVIKGVESLAYGGNTLGGAVLVEPGNIPQDPHLHGATQYVLETNGRQHTVSTRLEKKGSWVDWRVIGTFKQGGDHRTPDYFLRNTGVRERNAALQLQKTINDHWFHTLYYSYFHTEVGILRGAHIANTTDLETAIGREEPFYTRPNFSYELEEPRQRVQHHLLKYNTKYYLAPNRSLQLTYAGQLNRREEFDVRRGDRSERAALDLALQSHFVDVFWQDEAGHATKKIGLQYRYNENDNQPGTGVFPLIPDYNSHLPAAYFIWQLQHDRQSYQLGARYDFVALDVATITQDLPRRVERFSHRFHNYSAAAGWQYRVSKAWSSKLNLGVVRRSPEVNELYSQGLHQGVASIEEGNASLQPELSVKGVWTNSLQLSESFWLEATAYYQLVSDFIYLEPQEEARLTIRGAFPVFGYQQTNARLAGLDVNARYEWNPHWQWQAQYAMVRGYDRSQEKPLVYIPSDRIQSEISWLGTSVGKLTEPKLTVGGRYVFEQTRLLASQDFLAPPPAYLLLDASVGGAISWSGNTLHLGVQFNNLLNERYRDYLNRLRYYADEEGRNIRVNVRLEF
- a CDS encoding S41 family peptidase, which codes for MDQQDNSFFRKVSIWLPLLLAGVLALGMFIGLRYQAASAASQGGADLASLHRSLAGQGKIEELLRYIDAKYVEDADEDALTSQAIDAIMKELDPHSNYISAEDLIAINEQLEGNFDGIGVEFMILDDTIVVVTPLAGGPSEAAGIQAGDKIVTIEDSIVAGVELDTQDIFSLLRGEKGTEVKVGIKRAGQKELLSFNITRDKIPVHSVDVAMMLDEKTGFIKVNRFSATTYDEFVQSLEKLVEQHKMVDLVIDLRHNPGGYLTQATNMLSQLFPEKGKLLVYTEGRTVKRTEYSTNGRPFYNIGQVVVLIDEGSASASEIMAGAIQDHDRGVLVGRRSFGKGLVQEQYPLRDGSALRLTVARYYTPSGRCIQKDYEEGDAAAYDHDVEDRFINGELSEEGNIQIADTTKFFTDSGYVVYGGGGITPDVFVPLDTFVLREDYLRWRQYAAGFVFRYVEQEKDLANRYTLDDFVKTYQVPNKVFQEYIQYAREQGEETAVPSNSRVVKEINRFLKARIARQLYGDEGFFAVWNKQDDMVLEALRMLRTENPLATARKQ
- a CDS encoding Lrp/AsnC ligand binding domain-containing protein, which gives rise to MSKEKEIDDLDRKILSLLMQNSKKPYTEIAKELYVSGGTIHVRMKKLEDAGIVRGYNLTVNYEQLGYDVVAFLGVYLDKSSLYDQVAKELAKIPEVVSAHYTTGVYSIFVKIVCRDTGHLRDVLHDKVQPIKGIQRTETFISLDESIDRPLDIVGDGE
- a CDS encoding type 1 periplasmic binding fold superfamily protein, which gives rise to MSLHKFSVLAFLAVATVFFSCEDDEVVIPVVEELITNMTIVLTPQGGGDVVSLVFSDPDGDGAIAPTITGGTLAANTVYNATITLLNESETPVEDITEEIEAEQEEHQFFFATDGGLNLSVSYADQDADGNPLGLLTTCTSGASSSGNLVVILRHEPAKNAAGVKDGDITNAGGETDIEVAFPIVIQ
- a CDS encoding glycosyltransferase family 39 protein, with the translated sequence MTDVQRTTPKLFWQGLLALAILKLALHYYSHDFYGLHRDEYLYLAEGDHLAWGYLEVPPMIAVLGKLARGLLGDTIFAVRFFPALVGAVSIFLVGAMTRDFGGRKQAQLIAGGAFLLSPAYLGSNNLFQPVSFNQFCWLLSAFLVVRIIKYQRPTYWYALGIVAGLGFLTKYSIVFFLLALAAAFLLSKERKQLLSPHPYLAVGLALLIASPNLYWQYSYDWPVIRHMDELARTQLVYMTPADFLLPQLMFHWSGTLVWVVGLWALLRVKQLAPYRLLGWAFLLTLGILLLLSGKAYYTIGAYGMLLAAGGVMWERWLGRFAWTLLPAMLVLNAPIIPYGLPLMSVEKMQAYCSYFKDHYGLTGPLRWEDGVVRTLPQDFADMHGWEELPAKVATFYHSLTPEQQSKTMLYADNYGQAGVLNFHREEYGLPECLSFSSSFTMWIPQEVDFDHQLQVYDEWHPTSEFFNEMIFVDSIAHPLARDPGYIFFKTQATMDVRAVWREIVKEEKMADGIWREK
- a CDS encoding TolB family protein, translating into MNYFPIVLMGLVFLISCSNTEEKAVDLSLTSSTKTPELFAKDLVSTGLYERDIAIHPSGEEIIYTLGDYKQNKRCLLVIRKQEERWASPEVLNISGRYQDIEPFFAQGGQRLFFASNRPLHQDSAAADYNIWYSDREGDHWGIPVPLNENINTPGDEFYPSVARNGNLYFTATKAEGIGREDIYLAQLVNGEYQLPQVLDSTINTKYYEFNAYVSPDEDLLIFSAYGRPDDLGGGDLYLARKEGGAWMPAQNMGPGINSDKLDYCPFVDVARNTFYFTSERMTISDTLRIGNIATLHQLANAPGNGLGDIYRVVFKGM